TGTTACCACAGACAAGTATCCTTTAATTATTGGAGATTATGTGACAGTTGGGCACGGGGCAATGCTACACGGTTGTACAATCGGGGACTGCTGTCTTATAGGAATGGGTGCAATCGTCCTTGATGATGTGAGAATTGGAGATGGCTGCATTATTGGTGCAGGTTCAGTTGTTCCTGAACATTCAGTAATTGAACCTGAAACCCTTGTTCTTGGAATTCCGGCAAAGCCAAAAAGAAAGATAAGTAAAAAAGAAATAGAGGAAATAAAAGTTTCTGCTATCAACTATGTTGAGCTTGCAAAAAAGTATAAAAGATAACAGCCGGTAAAATAAAATTACAGGAGGAATAAAAATGGCGAATAAGACTCCTTTTGTAGAGAAACAAAGGGATATACTGCTTGAAAGATTTGGATTAGCACTGCCTGATCTATATGAAAATTTAAAGGTTGTCTGCGGCAAGAATGAAGGTGAAAGGATTTTTAAGGCTATTGCTGAAGAAAAATTTAAAAAGAATTTACTGCCAAAAATAAAGGGGATTGACATTAACGTTCTTATGAACAGGGAAGAGGGTTTGTCATCAC
The window above is part of the Candidatus Schekmanbacteria bacterium RIFCSPLOWO2_02_FULL_38_14 genome. Proteins encoded here:
- a CDS encoding gamma carbonic anhydrase family protein, with the translated sequence MIIKYKDIEPVIHPSVFIAGSANIIGKVKIDEFSSLWFQTVTRGDVNFISIGKSTNIQDGAMLHVTTDKYPLIIGDYVTVGHGAMLHGCTIGDCCLIGMGAIVLDDVRIGDGCIIGAGSVVPEHSVIEPETLVLGIPAKPKRKISKKEIEEIKVSAINYVELAKKYKR